The genomic DNA ATGGCGCTGGGCCGCGAGGCCGCCGGGCTGGCAATGCGCATATCGGAACTGGAGTCGGACAAGGCGCAACTCCTTGAACACGAACAGCGCTTCCTCGGTCAGATCGACTCGTTGAAGCAGGAGACCCAGCAGCTCAAGCTCGATCTGATTCAGGCTCGCCGGTCGCACGAGGAGTTCATGGCCGAAGCCAGGCGACTGCGCGAGAACGCCGGTATGCTGATGAACCACCGGCCGTCGCCCAAGCCCGCTACGTCGGCCCTGCGCCGCCTGACCGCCGTGCTACGGATCGACCGCCGCAGTGTCGCCGAAGCTGACAACCTGGTCGCGGCCGCCGGCGAACCGGATGCCGCCGCGCGGCCCGAGCCGACCGCGGCCATCGCCGCGGCCGACACCACACCCCCCGCTGTCGAATCGCCGATCGATGCGCCAATCCCCGGCGTGGCTGTCGATCAGCCCGCTGTGCAGCCCGCGCCGCCCGTGATGCCCGAGCCAGTGCTTGCGCAAGCCACCGATACTACAACGCCGGTCATCCGGCTCTCGCTGAGCGAGCGCCAGTTGACCGATCACATTGCCGCCCTGCGGCAGATGGCCGACCGTATCGACGCGGAAGTTGCTCCGCGCATTCAATGACCAACCTGGACTTATGCCCATGACGCTCAAGATTCTCCACCTCGCCGACGTGCACCTTGACCATCCATACCTGAATGCGGACGCCGTGCCGGGGCTGTCGCGTGCGCGGCGCCACGGTTTGCGCCAGTCGCTTCAGCGCGCCCTCGAACTGGCGCGCGAACGAGAGGTCGCTGCCGTGACCATCGCCGGCGACCTCTTCGAAAGCGAACACCTCTCGCTCGACACGCTCCAATTCGTGCTCGAGCAGTTTCGGGCCATCGAACCGATCCAGGTCTTCATCGCGCCCGGCGACCGCGACCCCGCCGGCGCCGATTCCTACTACACGCTGATTGACTGGCCGCGCAACGTGCATATCTTTCGCGAACCGCAGTTGACTCCGCTAACCTTGCGCGACGAGTGGCTGATCTGGGGATTCGGGTACAACCAGGCGCGCACCACCGACCCGGTGCTCGCGGATTTCACGCTGCCGACCGAGAAGCCATCCGTACTCCTGCTGCACGGCGCGGCAACCGACCTCGCCTGGCCGGCCGGCGACGAAAGTGTCGTGCCATTCTCATTCGCCGACGTAAGCCGCGCCGGGTTCAAACTGGCGCTGCTCGGACACCGGCATGAGTCGTACTTCGCCACAGCGGATGACCTGTCAGTTTGTTACGCGGGCAGCCCGGAACCGTTGAGTTTCGCGGAGACCAACGGGCACGCGGTCTGGCTGGCCGAATGGGACAACGGCGTCTGGCAACTGGAGAACATTGACATCAGCCAGTGGCGCTGCTACACATGGCAATTCGATGTCTCCGGCTACTCATCGCCCGCGCAGGTCAAGGCGCACATTCGCGGCCTGTGGGACGAGGTGCAGGACGGACGCCCGGTCGTCGCCGCCGTCGTGCTGCGCGGCGAGGCGGACCCGAATGCCGAGGTGACGCTGGACGATGTCGTGCGCGAGTTGGCCGACGAACTGCCTGCGCTGCGGATTGACAACCAGACCGAGACCGCCGTCAAGCTGGATGCATTGACCGGCGAGATGACCGTACGCGGCAGTTTCGTACGGCACCTCACCGCGCAGACGGTGAGCGACGAGGCCACGCGCCGGCTGAATCATGCCGCGCTGCAGCACGGGCTGAAAGCACTTCAAGGACAGAGGGTCAATCTGTGAAAATCCATCGCCTCGAAATATTCGGTTTCGGACGCCTGCACCAGGCCGTCTTCGATCTGACGCCGGGACTTAACATATTCGTCGGCCACAACGAAGCCGGCAAATCGACCCTGCAGCAGGCGATGATCGCCCTGCTGTACGGCTTCCGCCA from Chloroflexota bacterium includes the following:
- a CDS encoding PAS domain S-box protein, yielding MRSQTSSLTAHSVEKQLRAKLRELNKELRTLKQSQKLWTASFNYSPVALCIVSLQDGTVRDSNLLFSQLTGYAQDELRGTPVTRLFAAGAAHPFDPMPSQTSEPPLEMPAAFVARNGESRMAVWGVKVMEVSGEPCAVAAVMDLTNGRQREMALGREAAGLAMRISELESDKAQLLEHEQRFLGQIDSLKQETQQLKLDLIQARRSHEEFMAEARRLRENAGMLMNHRPSPKPATSALRRLTAVLRIDRRSVAEADNLVAAAGEPDAAARPEPTAAIAAADTTPPAVESPIDAPIPGVAVDQPAVQPAPPVMPEPVLAQATDTTTPVIRLSLSERQLTDHIAALRQMADRIDAEVAPRIQ
- a CDS encoding metallophosphoesterase family protein; this encodes MTLKILHLADVHLDHPYLNADAVPGLSRARRHGLRQSLQRALELAREREVAAVTIAGDLFESEHLSLDTLQFVLEQFRAIEPIQVFIAPGDRDPAGADSYYTLIDWPRNVHIFREPQLTPLTLRDEWLIWGFGYNQARTTDPVLADFTLPTEKPSVLLLHGAATDLAWPAGDESVVPFSFADVSRAGFKLALLGHRHESYFATADDLSVCYAGSPEPLSFAETNGHAVWLAEWDNGVWQLENIDISQWRCYTWQFDVSGYSSPAQVKAHIRGLWDEVQDGRPVVAAVVLRGEADPNAEVTLDDVVRELADELPALRIDNQTETAVKLDALTGEMTVRGSFVRHLTAQTVSDEATRRLNHAALQHGLKALQGQRVNL